From a region of the Thermus caldilimi genome:
- a CDS encoding type II toxin-antitoxin system VapC family toxin, translating to MRVLLDASALLAFLLKEPGGERVKEALLQGAVMGAVNLAEVGSKLAERGLDPGEVFARLRARGILGQTLEVFPFTEEDALEAARLRPLGLSLGDRACLALARCLGLPALTADASWEGLAVGVRVEVVR from the coding sequence ATGAGGGTGCTCCTGGACGCTTCGGCCCTCTTGGCTTTCCTGCTGAAGGAGCCAGGTGGGGAGCGGGTGAAGGAGGCCCTTTTGCAGGGGGCGGTCATGGGGGCGGTGAACTTGGCGGAGGTGGGTTCCAAGCTGGCCGAGCGGGGCTTGGATCCAGGAGAGGTTTTTGCCCGTCTTCGGGCCCGGGGCATCTTGGGCCAGACTCTCGAGGTCTTCCCCTTCACCGAGGAGGACGCCCTCGAGGCCGCCCGCCTGCGCCCCCTGGGCCTCTCCTTGGGGGACCGGGCCTGCCTGGCCCTGGCCCGGTGCCTGGGCCTGCCCGCCCTCACCGCCGACGCCAGCTGGGAGGGGCTTGCCGTGGGGGTAAGGGTGGAGGTGGTGCGCTAG
- a CDS encoding AbrB/MazE/SpoVT family DNA-binding domain-containing protein, whose product MGQVLEKTHYVLQVGSKGRVVLPAEVRAVLGVGEGERLLLTLESDGTVSLKPMRKVVEEVYGLYKDLVPPGVSLVEELIRERREEARREELE is encoded by the coding sequence GTGGGGCAGGTGCTGGAAAAGACCCACTATGTTCTACAAGTGGGCTCCAAGGGTCGGGTGGTCCTGCCCGCGGAGGTGCGGGCGGTCCTGGGGGTGGGGGAGGGGGAGCGCCTCCTCCTCACCCTGGAATCCGATGGCACGGTGAGCCTCAAGCCCATGCGCAAGGTGGTGGAGGAGGTCTACGGCCTCTACAAGGACCTGGTCCCCCCAGGGGTGAGCCTGGTGGAGGAGCTCATCCGGGAAAGGCGGGAGGAGGCGAGAAGGGAGGAGCTGGAATGA
- a CDS encoding glutaredoxin family protein, which translates to MVRLYGIPGCGPCEIVKMFLAQKGIPFEFVNARQDPEAAQKIRELVGSPTAGVVLEWNGKVEAIRGVSPAALNAWLARYQAGETRV; encoded by the coding sequence ATGGTGCGGCTCTACGGCATCCCCGGCTGCGGCCCTTGCGAAATCGTGAAGATGTTCCTGGCGCAAAAGGGTATCCCCTTTGAGTTCGTGAACGCCCGCCAGGACCCGGAGGCAGCCCAGAAGATCCGCGAGCTGGTGGGGAGCCCCACCGCCGGGGTGGTCCTGGAGTGGAACGGCAAGGTGGAGGCCATCCGCGGGGTTTCCCCGGCCGCCCTCAACGCCTGGCTCGCCCGGTACCAGGCGGGGGAAACCCGGGTATAA
- a CDS encoding enoyl-ACP reductase FabI yields MLTLDLSGKKALVMGVTNQRSLGYAIAEKLHQAGAALAFSYQGERLKDEVEKLAGALGALTFQADVTRDEELDRLFAGIGEAWGGLDYLVHAIAFAPREAMEGRYLDTRREDWLLALEVSAYSLVAAAQRAEALLREGGGIVTLTYYASEKVVPRYNVMAIAKAALEASVRYLAFELGPKGVRVNAISAGPVRTVAARSIPGFMKMYDRVAQVAPLGRNITQEEVGNLGLFLLSPLAGGITGEVVYVDAGYHIMGMEL; encoded by the coding sequence ATGCTCACCCTGGACCTTTCTGGCAAAAAAGCCCTTGTCATGGGCGTTACCAACCAAAGGAGCCTGGGCTACGCCATCGCGGAAAAGCTCCACCAGGCGGGGGCCGCCCTGGCCTTCAGCTACCAGGGGGAAAGGCTCAAGGACGAGGTGGAAAAGCTGGCTGGGGCCCTAGGGGCCCTCACCTTCCAGGCCGACGTCACCCGGGACGAGGAGCTGGACCGGCTCTTTGCGGGCATAGGGGAAGCCTGGGGAGGGCTGGACTACCTGGTCCACGCCATCGCCTTCGCCCCAAGGGAGGCCATGGAGGGCCGGTACCTGGACACCCGGCGGGAAGACTGGCTTCTGGCCCTGGAAGTTTCCGCCTACTCCCTGGTGGCCGCCGCCCAAAGGGCGGAAGCCCTCCTAAGGGAGGGCGGGGGCATCGTGACCCTCACCTACTACGCCAGCGAGAAGGTGGTGCCCCGGTACAACGTGATGGCCATCGCCAAGGCAGCCCTCGAGGCCAGCGTGCGCTACCTGGCCTTTGAGCTTGGCCCCAAGGGGGTTAGGGTGAACGCCATCTCCGCAGGGCCCGTGCGCACCGTGGCCGCCAGGAGCATCCCGGGCTTCATGAAGATGTACGACCGGGTGGCCCAGGTGGCCCCCCTGGGGCGGAACATCACCCAGGAGGAGGTGGGGAACCTGGGCCTCTTCCTCCTCTCCCCCCTGGCGGGGGGCATCACCGGGGAGGTGGTCTACGTGGACGCGGGGTACCACATCATGGGGATGGAGCTCTGA
- a CDS encoding VOC family protein: MDGSLGLHHITGIAGDPQENLDFYAGVLGLRLVKRSVNQDDPTTYHLFYADREGTPGTDLTFFPWPKLPPNRPGVGQAVEVALAVPEGSLGYWEGRLGHLPKERGERYGRPALLLQDPHGLPLALVEAPGPGRPWEGSPVPLAHQVRGLLGARLLVRSVPSSLAALEGVLGYRKAVEKGNRVLLEQEGSFLEVQGLPQGRWGAWGVGGVHHLAFRVRDETHGLALRQKALALGLRPTPLIDRFWFRSIYFREPGGVLFELATDGPGFALDEPLESLGQHLALPPWLEAKRRSIEAALPLLRLPA, translated from the coding sequence ATGGATGGGAGCCTTGGCCTACACCACATCACCGGTATCGCCGGCGACCCCCAGGAGAACCTGGACTTCTACGCCGGGGTGCTGGGCCTACGCCTGGTCAAGCGGAGCGTGAACCAGGATGACCCCACCACCTACCACCTCTTCTACGCAGACCGGGAGGGTACCCCGGGCACCGACCTTACCTTCTTCCCCTGGCCCAAGCTACCCCCCAATCGCCCGGGGGTGGGCCAGGCGGTGGAGGTAGCCCTAGCCGTGCCCGAAGGGAGCCTGGGCTACTGGGAAGGCCGCCTGGGCCACCTCCCCAAGGAGAGGGGCGAACGCTACGGGCGCCCGGCCCTCCTCCTCCAGGACCCCCACGGCCTCCCCCTAGCCCTGGTGGAGGCCCCGGGCCCGGGCAGGCCCTGGGAGGGAAGCCCTGTCCCCTTGGCCCACCAGGTGCGAGGGCTTTTGGGAGCGCGCCTCTTGGTGCGCAGCGTCCCCTCCAGCCTGGCCGCCCTGGAGGGAGTCCTGGGGTACCGGAAGGCAGTGGAGAAGGGGAACCGGGTGCTTTTGGAGCAAGAGGGGAGTTTCCTGGAGGTACAAGGCCTCCCCCAAGGCCGATGGGGGGCCTGGGGGGTGGGAGGGGTGCACCACCTGGCCTTCCGAGTGCGGGACGAGACCCACGGTCTGGCCCTGCGCCAGAAGGCCCTAGCCCTGGGCCTTCGGCCCACCCCGCTTATAGACCGGTTCTGGTTCCGCTCCATCTACTTCCGGGAGCCGGGGGGCGTCCTCTTTGAGCTGGCCACGGACGGCCCGGGATTTGCCCTGGACGAGCCCCTGGAGAGCCTGGGGCAGCACCTGGCCCTCCCCCCCTGGCTGGAGGCCAAGCGGCGGAGCATAGAGGCCGCCCTGCCCCTCCTCCGCCTCCCAGCATGA
- the ispG gene encoding flavodoxin-dependent (E)-4-hydroxy-3-methylbut-2-enyl-diphosphate synthase yields MRRPTPTVWVGRVPLGGAHPIAVQSMTNTPTADVEATVAQILALHRAGSEIVRITVNDEKAAKAVPEIRRRLREEGVEVPLVGDFHYNGHLLLRQYPRMAEALDKFRLNPGTLGRGRHKDEHFREMVEIAKDLGKPVRIGANWGSLDPALLTELMDQNARRPEPKSAHEVLLEALVESAVRGYEAARELGLGEDKIVLSAKVSKAPDLVWVYRELARRTQAPLHLGLTEAGMGVKGIVASATALAPLLLEGIGDTIRVSLTPAPHEPRTREVEVAQEILQALGLRSFAPEVTSCPGCGRTTSTFFQELAEEVNAHLRAKLPEWREKYPGVEGLKVAVMGCVVNGPGESRHAHIGISLPGSGEEPKAPVYADGKLLTILKGERIAEEFLALVEAYVERRFGS; encoded by the coding sequence ATGAGACGCCCTACCCCCACGGTCTGGGTGGGCCGGGTGCCCCTAGGCGGGGCCCACCCCATCGCCGTGCAGTCCATGACCAACACCCCCACCGCGGACGTGGAGGCCACGGTGGCCCAAATCCTGGCCCTCCACCGGGCGGGGAGCGAGATCGTCCGGATCACGGTGAACGACGAGAAGGCGGCCAAGGCGGTGCCCGAAATAAGGAGGCGCCTTCGGGAAGAAGGGGTGGAGGTGCCCTTGGTGGGGGACTTCCACTATAACGGCCACCTGCTCCTCCGGCAATACCCCCGGATGGCCGAGGCCCTGGACAAGTTCCGCCTGAACCCCGGCACCCTGGGCCGGGGGCGGCACAAGGACGAGCACTTCCGGGAGATGGTGGAGATCGCCAAGGACCTGGGCAAACCCGTGCGCATCGGGGCCAACTGGGGCAGCCTGGACCCCGCCCTCCTCACCGAGCTCATGGACCAAAACGCCAGGAGGCCAGAGCCCAAAAGCGCCCACGAGGTCCTCCTGGAGGCCCTGGTGGAAAGCGCGGTGCGGGGCTACGAGGCCGCCCGGGAGCTGGGCCTGGGGGAGGATAAGATCGTCCTTTCCGCCAAGGTGTCCAAGGCCCCCGACCTGGTGTGGGTCTACCGGGAACTCGCCCGGCGCACCCAAGCCCCCCTGCACCTGGGCCTCACCGAGGCGGGGATGGGGGTGAAGGGCATCGTGGCCAGCGCCACCGCCTTAGCCCCTTTGCTCCTGGAAGGCATCGGGGACACCATAAGGGTTTCCCTCACCCCCGCCCCCCATGAGCCCCGCACCCGGGAGGTGGAGGTAGCCCAGGAGATCCTCCAGGCCCTGGGCCTTCGGAGCTTTGCCCCCGAGGTGACGAGCTGCCCCGGGTGCGGCCGCACCACCAGCACCTTCTTCCAGGAGCTGGCCGAGGAGGTGAACGCCCACCTCCGGGCCAAGCTCCCGGAGTGGCGGGAAAAGTACCCCGGGGTGGAGGGCCTGAAGGTGGCGGTGATGGGGTGCGTGGTGAATGGCCCCGGGGAGAGCCGGCACGCCCACATCGGCATCTCCTTGCCGGGAAGCGGGGAGGAGCCCAAGGCCCCGGTCTACGCCGACGGCAAGCTCCTCACCATCCTCAAGGGGGAGAGGATCGCCGAGGAGTTCCTGGCCCTGGTGGAAGCCTACGTGGAGCGGCGCTTCGGGAGCTGA
- a CDS encoding AI-2E family transporter, translating to MREAFARVWENPYVRVLVYLLLFFLLYRFLLRAWPALSILLTAFAIAYLTHPVVRFFEGKRLPRLLGVVLVYLGLGLFLGLASFLTAQTVLELSRLAQELPGFLNPFLSWLLDLPNRVRAIPIPETLRPVLAEASQGLQGLLQGFLDTLVRWLQGLLSQGGNLLGFFASLLGGIFQLLTALTLSIYFLYDLPRLAQAALKVFPEPYQPLVAELAHKLDQSVGGYVRGQLLVAFLVGLLVGVGLWLVGVPLAASLGFLAGVFNLIPFVGVIVSGVPALLLAATGGWTKALLGLLVLWLANQLEGHLFGPLIVGRATRLHPVTAIAAILVGATLFGLWGALLGVPSAAFLKVLLEEYYKKSRFYREG from the coding sequence ATGCGCGAGGCCTTTGCCCGGGTTTGGGAGAACCCGTATGTGCGGGTTCTCGTTTACCTCCTACTCTTCTTCCTCCTCTACCGCTTTCTCCTCCGGGCCTGGCCGGCCCTTTCCATCCTCCTCACCGCCTTTGCCATCGCTTATCTCACCCATCCCGTGGTGCGCTTCTTTGAAGGCAAAAGGCTTCCCCGGCTCCTGGGGGTAGTCCTGGTCTACCTGGGACTGGGCCTTTTCCTGGGCCTGGCCTCCTTTCTCACCGCCCAGACGGTGTTGGAGCTCTCCCGCCTAGCCCAGGAGCTTCCTGGGTTCCTGAACCCCTTCCTTTCGTGGCTGCTGGACCTGCCCAATCGCGTTCGGGCCATACCCATTCCCGAAACCCTAAGGCCCGTGCTGGCCGAGGCCAGCCAGGGTCTTCAAGGCCTTCTCCAGGGGTTTTTGGATACCTTGGTGCGCTGGCTTCAGGGGCTTCTCTCCCAAGGGGGAAACCTCCTGGGCTTTTTCGCCTCCTTGCTGGGCGGTATCTTCCAGCTCCTCACTGCCCTCACCCTTTCCATCTACTTCCTCTACGACCTGCCGCGCCTGGCCCAGGCGGCCTTGAAGGTGTTCCCGGAACCCTACCAGCCCCTGGTGGCCGAGCTGGCCCATAAGCTGGACCAAAGCGTGGGGGGGTATGTTCGGGGGCAGCTTTTGGTGGCCTTTCTGGTGGGGCTCCTGGTGGGGGTGGGGCTATGGCTGGTGGGGGTTCCCCTGGCCGCCAGCCTGGGCTTCCTGGCCGGGGTCTTTAACCTCATCCCCTTCGTGGGGGTCATCGTCTCCGGGGTGCCCGCCCTGCTCCTGGCGGCCACCGGGGGCTGGACCAAGGCCCTTCTCGGCCTCCTGGTCCTGTGGCTGGCCAACCAGCTGGAGGGCCACCTCTTCGGCCCCCTCATCGTGGGCCGGGCCACCCGGCTCCATCCGGTGACCGCCATCGCCGCCATCCTGGTGGGGGCCACCCTGTTCGGCCTTTGGGGAGCCCTTCTGGGTGTGCCCAGCGCCGCCTTCCTCAAGGTGCTTTTGGAGGAGTATTACAAGAAAAGCCGGTTCTACCGGGAGGGTTAG
- a CDS encoding M23 family metallopeptidase: protein MVWKPGHYLLLALALYSLVITLGFSLRGRQLFSLRQEVETLSQKAALAPQGYLLPLPGACLPTRPENLPGAPRPYRKGVSAGFVFIQGDACVPVVRGMGVVAAFGGEVVRVEGDYQEPSLEEFQRLLEAVRNGASPEQMDLLRGLEVWIRHPDGRTSVYAHLEGPYPGLKVGQRVYRGDPIGYVGSTGLMGGAPRLLFEIWEGEPDRGRFLFQGLDKGALLKEAKAFFSVFP from the coding sequence ATGGTCTGGAAGCCGGGGCATTATCTCCTTCTGGCCCTGGCCCTTTACAGCCTGGTGATCACCCTGGGGTTTTCCCTAAGGGGAAGGCAGCTTTTCAGCCTGCGCCAGGAGGTGGAGACGCTCAGTCAGAAGGCAGCCCTGGCTCCCCAGGGTTATCTTCTTCCCCTTCCCGGAGCCTGCCTGCCCACTAGGCCCGAAAACCTCCCGGGTGCCCCCCGTCCCTACCGTAAGGGGGTAAGCGCAGGCTTCGTGTTCATCCAAGGGGATGCCTGTGTGCCCGTGGTGCGGGGGATGGGGGTGGTGGCCGCTTTTGGGGGAGAGGTGGTGAGGGTGGAGGGAGATTACCAGGAGCCCTCTCTTGAGGAGTTCCAGAGGCTTCTAGAGGCGGTGCGAAACGGAGCTTCCCCGGAGCAGATGGACCTCTTGCGGGGCCTCGAGGTCTGGATCCGCCACCCGGATGGCCGCACCTCGGTCTACGCCCACCTCGAGGGGCCCTACCCTGGCCTTAAGGTGGGGCAGAGGGTATACCGGGGGGATCCCATCGGTTATGTGGGCAGCACCGGGCTCATGGGCGGGGCTCCCAGGCTTCTTTTTGAGATCTGGGAAGGGGAGCCCGACCGGGGGCGCTTCCTCTTTCAGGGTTTGGACAAGGGGGCTCTTTTAAAAGAAGCCAAAGCCTTCTTCTCGGTGTTCCCTTAG
- the rpmB gene encoding 50S ribosomal protein L28, which yields MSKVCEISGKRPIVANSIQRRGKAKREGGVGKKTTGISKRRQYPNLQKIRVQVAGQEITFRVAASHIPKVYELLDRAKGLKLEGLSAREIKERLLKLL from the coding sequence ATGTCCAAGGTGTGCGAGATTAGCGGAAAGAGGCCCATCGTGGCCAATAGCATCCAAAGGCGGGGTAAGGCCAAGCGGGAAGGGGGCGTGGGTAAGAAGACCACCGGCATCTCCAAGCGTCGGCAGTACCCCAACCTGCAGAAGATCCGCGTCCAGGTGGCGGGCCAGGAGATCACCTTCCGGGTGGCGGCGAGCCACATCCCCAAGGTTTACGAGCTTCTGGACCGGGCCAAGGGGCTTAAACTGGAGGGCCTTTCCGCCAGGGAGATCAAGGAAAGGCTTTTAAAGTTGCTCTAA
- the lspA gene encoding signal peptidase II, with the protein MPTILVPLLLSFDQILKLWALENLSPVPRPFLGDFLYLTLVKNTGAGFGLLEGRAFLLGWLSLGVGTLLLYLLARRRYAFWQTLALSLITVGALGNGIDRLGRGFVVDYLDLGTSIPLVATFPVFNLADVCVTVGAALLLLAPRRKHRF; encoded by the coding sequence ATGCCCACGATCCTGGTGCCCCTCCTCCTCTCCTTTGACCAGATCCTCAAGCTCTGGGCCTTGGAAAACCTCTCCCCGGTGCCGAGGCCCTTTCTGGGAGACTTCCTCTACCTCACCCTGGTCAAGAACACGGGGGCGGGCTTTGGCCTTTTGGAGGGCCGGGCCTTCCTCCTAGGGTGGCTCAGCCTGGGGGTGGGGACCCTCCTCCTTTACCTTCTGGCCCGAAGGCGCTATGCCTTCTGGCAAACCCTGGCCCTTTCCCTCATCACCGTGGGGGCTCTGGGTAACGGGATAGACCGCCTAGGCCGGGGCTTTGTGGTGGACTACCTGGACCTGGGAACCTCCATCCCCCTTGTCGCCACCTTCCCCGTCTTCAACCTGGCGGATGTGTGCGTGACGGTGGGGGCAGCCCTGCTCCTCCTGGCTCCCAGGCGGAAGCACCGCTTCTAG
- the aspC gene encoding aspartate/prephenate aminotransferase has product MRGLSQRVRAMKPSATVAVNARALELRRQGVDLVALTAGEPDFDTPEHVKEAARRALAQGRTKYAPPAGIPELREALAEKFRKENGLAISSDQTIVTVGGKQALFNLFQAILDPGDEVIVLAPYWVSYPEMVRFAGGVPVEVETLPEEGFVPDPERVRRAITARTKALVVNSPNNPTGAVYPREVLEALARLALEHDFYLVSDEIYEHLIYEGEHFSPGQLAPEHTITVNGAAKAFAMTGWRIGYACGPKAVIKAMADVSSQSTTSPDTIAQWATLEALTNQEASRAFIEMAREAYKRRRDLLLKGLSEIGLKAVRPSGAFYVLLDTSPFAPDEVKAAERLLEGGVAVVPGTDFAAFGHVRLSYATSEENLKKALERFAQVLQRV; this is encoded by the coding sequence ATGCGCGGCCTTTCGCAAAGGGTTAGGGCCATGAAACCCTCGGCCACGGTGGCGGTGAACGCCAGGGCGCTGGAGCTTAGGCGCCAGGGGGTGGACCTGGTGGCCTTGACGGCGGGGGAGCCCGATTTTGACACCCCCGAGCACGTGAAGGAGGCGGCCCGGCGCGCCCTGGCCCAGGGGAGGACCAAGTATGCGCCACCGGCGGGGATTCCCGAGCTTCGGGAGGCCCTGGCGGAGAAGTTCCGAAAGGAGAATGGCCTTGCCATCTCTTCGGACCAGACCATTGTCACCGTGGGGGGGAAGCAGGCCCTCTTCAACCTCTTCCAGGCCATCCTGGACCCCGGGGATGAGGTGATCGTCCTCGCTCCTTACTGGGTGAGCTACCCGGAGATGGTGCGCTTTGCCGGCGGGGTGCCCGTGGAGGTGGAAACCCTTCCCGAGGAGGGCTTCGTGCCCGATCCCGAGCGGGTGAGAAGGGCCATCACGGCCCGCACCAAGGCCTTGGTGGTCAACTCCCCCAACAACCCCACGGGGGCGGTCTATCCTCGGGAGGTCCTCGAGGCCCTGGCCCGGCTTGCCCTGGAGCACGACTTCTACCTGGTTTCCGACGAGATCTACGAGCACCTCATCTACGAGGGGGAGCACTTCTCCCCCGGGCAGCTGGCTCCTGAGCACACCATCACCGTGAACGGGGCGGCCAAGGCCTTCGCCATGACCGGTTGGCGCATCGGCTACGCCTGTGGCCCCAAGGCGGTCATCAAGGCCATGGCGGACGTTTCCAGCCAGTCCACCACCAGCCCCGACACCATCGCCCAGTGGGCCACCCTCGAGGCCCTCACCAACCAGGAGGCCTCGAGGGCCTTTATTGAGATGGCCCGGGAGGCCTATAAGAGGCGGCGGGACCTTCTCCTTAAGGGGCTTTCCGAGATCGGGTTGAAGGCGGTGCGCCCGAGCGGGGCCTTCTACGTCCTCCTGGACACCTCCCCCTTCGCCCCGGACGAGGTGAAGGCGGCGGAGAGGCTCCTTGAAGGAGGGGTGGCGGTGGTGCCGGGCACGGATTTCGCCGCCTTCGGGCACGTGCGCCTTTCCTACGCCACCAGCGAGGAAAACCTGAAGAAAGCCCTGGAGCGCTTTGCGCAGGTTTTGCAAAGGGTCTAG
- a CDS encoding diacylglycerol/lipid kinase family protein: protein MERWVIVNPAAGRGKVGRLSGSILKAAREKGAKAFLTEGPGHATELSRDAPEGARVVAVGGDGTVHEVLRGLAGTEKVLGVVPIGSGNDFARMLGLRELPWREALELALFAQEEAIDLCWVNGEPFGASLGIGFDALVAKKALTAPSFLRGMPRYLYALFGVLKELRLPEGRVVVEGEEVHRGPLLLVAVMNGTAYGGGIPIAPMADPRDGLLSVILARSFTRPGVVFILPRLLLGRHLSHPQVVAFAGREVVVEFAHPVPAHADGELLPESTRYRAEVRPLGLRVVGRRAGAKGKEPFLAPAGAG from the coding sequence GTGGAAAGGTGGGTCATCGTTAACCCGGCGGCGGGACGGGGAAAGGTGGGGAGGCTTTCCGGGTCCATCCTCAAGGCTGCGCGGGAAAAAGGGGCGAAGGCCTTCCTCACCGAGGGCCCGGGCCACGCCACCGAGCTTTCCCGGGATGCCCCCGAAGGGGCCAGGGTGGTGGCCGTGGGAGGGGATGGCACGGTGCACGAGGTGTTGAGGGGTCTGGCGGGCACGGAAAAGGTCCTGGGGGTGGTGCCCATTGGTAGCGGCAACGACTTCGCCCGCATGCTGGGCCTGAGGGAGCTTCCCTGGAGGGAGGCCCTGGAACTGGCCCTCTTTGCCCAGGAGGAGGCCATAGACCTCTGCTGGGTGAACGGTGAGCCCTTCGGGGCCTCCCTGGGCATTGGCTTCGATGCCCTGGTGGCCAAGAAGGCCCTCACCGCCCCTTCCTTCCTCCGGGGCATGCCTCGCTACCTTTATGCCCTCTTCGGGGTGCTTAAGGAGCTTCGCCTGCCCGAGGGGCGGGTGGTGGTGGAGGGGGAGGAGGTGCACCGGGGGCCCCTTCTCCTGGTGGCGGTGATGAACGGAACCGCCTACGGGGGTGGCATCCCCATCGCCCCCATGGCCGACCCCCGGGATGGCCTCCTCTCCGTGATCCTGGCCCGTTCCTTCACCCGGCCCGGGGTGGTCTTCATCCTGCCCCGGCTTCTTTTGGGCAGGCACCTTTCCCATCCTCAGGTGGTGGCCTTTGCCGGCCGGGAGGTGGTGGTGGAGTTCGCCCATCCTGTCCCCGCCCATGCCGACGGGGAGCTTTTGCCGGAGAGCACCCGCTACCGGGCCGAGGTGCGGCCCTTGGGCCTGCGGGTGGTGGGGCGGCGGGCGGGGGCCAAGGGCAAGGAGCCCTTCCTGGCCCCAGCGGGGGCGGGCTGA